In Bacteroides sp., the genomic window TTCAGGAGCACAGCATCGTGCTGATCCGCGGTGGCAGGGTTAAAGACCTACCCGGTGTAAGATATCACATCATTCGTGGTGCATTGGATACCAGCGGTGTAAGTGGCCGCAACCAGCGCAGGTCGAAATACGGAACCAAAAGGCCTAAAGCCAAGAGTTAATCATTGTGACTGACCAAGCATAAATTTTCACAATACAATGAGAAAATCAAGACCAAAGAAAAGAATACTGCTTCCCGACCCGAAGTTTAACGACGTGCTGGTAACCCGCTTCGTTAACAATCTAATGCTTTGCGGGAAAAAGAACCTGGCATACAACATTTTCTATGATGCCATTGAGATCGTTTCGAACAAAACCAAGGAAGACGGTCTGGAAGTTTTCAAGAAGGCCCTGGCCAATGTGACCCCCGCTGTGGAGGTTCGCAGTCGCCGTATTGGTGGTGCCACCTTCCAGATTCCTTCTGAGATTCGTCCCGAACGCAAGATGTCGATCGGTATCAAGCACCTGATCAACTTTTCGCGCAAGCGTAATGAAAAGGGGATGGCAGGTAAGCTGGCCGGAGAGATCATGGCTGCTTACAAGGAAGAAGGCGCCGCCTACAAGCGGAAAGAGGATACCCACCGTATGGCAGATGCCAACAAGGCCTTCTCACATTTCCGTTTCTAATATTCTGATATTCCTGTTAATTAAATGGCCAGAGATTTAAAATATACACGCAACATAGGCATTATGGCGCACATCGATGCTGGTAAGACTACCACCACCGAGCGCATTTTGTTCTATACGGGCGTGAACTACCGCCTGGGTGAGGTGCACGACGGTGCTGCCACCATGGACTGGATGGTCCAGGAGCAGGAGCGCGGCATCACCATCAGCTCAGCGGCTACTACCACTTTCTGGCGTTACAGGGATAACCAGTATAAGATCAATATTATTGATACGCCCGGGCACGTGGACTTCACCGTTGAGGTGGAGCGCAGCCTGCGTGTGCTGGATGGGGCTATTGCCCTGTTTTGTGCAGTGGGTGGCGTTGAGCCCCAGTCGGAAACCGTATGGCGCCAGGCGGATAAATATAAAGTGCCCCGCATCAGTTTTATCAACAAGATGGACCGTGCAGGGGCTGATTTTTTCGGTGTAGTGACAAAGATCAAGGAACGCCTGGGGATGAATGCCATTCCTCTGCAGATTCCAATTGGGTCGGAAGAGAATTTCCGTGGTATAGTGGACTTGATTACCGGAAAAGCCTACGAATGGGAAGAACAATCCCTGGGTATGGTGTTCAATGAGATCCCGGTTCCTGAAGACTTGGTTGACACCGTTTTCGATTTTCGCACGCAACTGATTGAAGGTTGCGCCGAAGAGAGTGAAGAGCTGCTTGAAAAGTTTATGGAAGACCCGGACAGTATCTCAGAAGATGAAATGATCGGGATTATTCGCAAGGCGACCATAGACCTGAAGATTACCCCGGTATTATGCGGTTCTTCATTTAAAAATAAAGGGGTTCAGGCGCTGCTCGATGCAGTGGCCAAGTTTTTGCCCTCCCCGATGGATGTTGAAGCAGTGACGGGCATTAACCCCAAAAACGACAAGGAAGAATTACGGCATCCGGATTCGACAAAACCATTCTCTGCACTAGCCTTTAAAATCGCTACCGACCCCTATGTGGGCCGGCTTTGTTTTTTCAGGGTGTACAGCGGGGTGCTTGAATCGGGTTCTTATGTTTTGAATGCCTCGACGGGGAAAAAGGAACGTATCTCCCGCATACTGCAAATGCATGCCAATAAGCAAAACCCCATTGAGCGCATTGAAGCAGGTGATATTGGTGCAGCCGTAGGGTTTAAGGAAATCCACACCGGCGATACCCTCTGTGATGAGAAGCATCCCATTGTCCTTGAGTCAATGACATTCCCTGATCCCGTGATCAGCGTAGCCGTTGAACCCAAGACACAGGCTGATGTTGACAAGCTTAGCATTGCCCTTGGCAAGCTGGCCGAAGAAGACCCCACATTTAAGGTGAAGATTGATGCCGATAGCGGACAGACCGTAATCAGCGGCATGGGTGAACTGCACCTGGAGATTCTGGTTGACAGGCTCAAGCGCGAATTCAAGGTAGAATGCAACCAGGGAGCACCCCAGGTGGCATACAAGGAGGCCATTACCCGTACGATTGAACACCGCGAGATTTATAAGAAACAAACTGGTGGCCGGGGTAAATTTGCTGATATCATATTCGAGATCAGCCCCGCCGACGAAGGCCTATCCGGTTTGCAATTCATTGATGAGGTGAAGGGTGGTAACATCCCGCGTGAGTATATTCCCTCGGTTGAGAAAGGATTTCGCATGGCCATGCAGAATGGTGTGCTCGCAGGCTATCAGCTGGATGGTTTGAAGGTACGCCTGATCGATGGTTCATTTCACCCGGTAGACTCCGATTCTCTGTCTTTTGAACTGGCAGCCAAGATCGGTTTTAAACATGCTGCCAAAAAGGCCGGCAGCATACTGCTGGAACCCATCATGAAACTTGAAGTGGTTACGCCCGATGAATATATGGGCGATGTGGTGGGCGATATTAACCGCCGCCGCGGGCACTTAAAAGGACTTTCATCAAGAGCCAATTTGCAGGTTGTGGATGCACAGGTACCGCTTTCAGAGATGTTTGGTTATGTGACCTCGTTACGTACCCTTACCAGCGGCCGTGCCACATCCACGATGGAGTTTTCTCATTATGAGGAAACCCCTAAAAATATTGCTGATGATGTAATTTTTAAATTGTTTGGAATAAAAGCATAATCGTTTAATTCAAAATAAATTAAACCGTGAGTCAGAGAATCAGAATCAAATTGAAATCTTACGATTATAACTTGGTGGACAAGTCTGCTGAGAAGATCGTTAAAACCGTAAAGTCGACTGGTGCTGTTGTTAATGGTCCTATTCCGTTGCCGACGAACAAGAAGATCTTTACCGTATTACGTTCGACATTCGTAAACAAAAAGTCAAGAGAACAGTTCCAGCTTTGCTCTTACAAGCGTTTGCTGGACATTTATTCGTCTTCGTCCAAAACTGTTGACGCGCTCATGAAGCTTGAGCTGCCCAGCGGTGTAGAAGTAGAAATCAAAGTGTAACTTTTTTAACTATTGCCTTAAGAGCAGAAAAATCTGAAAAATGTCAGGAATCATTGGAAAGAAGATTGGAATGACCAGCATATTCGATGCCTCTGGGAAAAATGTCCCATGCACGGTAATAGAGGCTGGTCCCTGCGTAATTACGCAGATAAAGACGAAGGAGAAGGATGGCTATGACGCCATCCAAATGGCCTTCGACGATAAGAAGGAAAAGAATACGACCAAGGCACTGAAGGGCCATTTTGCCAAAGCAGGCACCACTCCCAAGAAATACATTGCCGAATTCACCCGTTTCGAGAAAGAACACCAAAAAAAGTTTGGTGATTTACTCACGGTTGACATCTTTATTGAGGGTGAATACATTGATGTGGTAGGTGTTTCAAAGGGTAAGGGTTTCCAGGGCGTTGTGAAACGCCATGGATTTAGCGGAGTAGGCCAGAGTACTCACGGTCAGCATAACCGCCTGAGGGCACCCGGTTCAATTGGCGCATCGTCCTGGCCCTCCAGGGTTTTTAAAGGTATGCGTATGGCCGGCCGCATGGGCGGAGACCGGGTTAAGATGATCAACCTTCAGGTCATGAAGCTTATTCCCGAGAAAAACATTGTTGTTGTTAAAGGTTCTGTGCCAGGACCTAATGGATCATATTTAATTCTTGAGAGATGGAGTTAACAGTATATAATATTGACGGAAGCAAAACCGCCAGGACCGTGGTACTCAACGACGGGATTTTTGGCATTGAGCCCAATGACCACGCCATCTACCTGGATGTGAAGCAATACCTTGCCAATCAACGTCAGGGGACGCATAAATCCAAGGAGAGGAATGAAATCGCCGGAAGTACACGCAAGCTTCACCGACAGAAAGGTACCGGCGGATCGCGCAAAGGCGATATCAAATCGCCCATGTTTCGCGGTGGCGGCCGTGTTTTTGGTCCAGTTCCCCGCGACTATTCGTTTAAAGTGAACAAGAAGGTTAAGAAACTGGCCCGCAGATCGGCCTTGACTTATAAAGCCATTGACAGTAACATCATGGTTCTTGAAGCCTTCCAAATGGAAGAACCCAAAACCAAAAAATATCTTGAGATCCTGAAGAAATTCAATCTTGAGAATAAGAAGTCGCTGTTGGTGGTGCCCGAGGTAGACCGTAACCTGGTACTCTCTTCGCGCAATATTCCCAAGGCAAAAGTAGCTTTGGCTTCGGATCTGAATACCTATATGATCCTCAACGCCGATCATCTGCTTTTGGTGGAAAGTTCGCTGCCCGAAGTTGAAAACATTTTGCTGGACTAAGAAAACAATGAAACGGGTTGGAAAAAGATCGACCCCTAAATGAAAAACAAACATGGAAGTTTTGATTAAACCCCTGATTACCGAGAAAATGACCGCGGTAACCGAGAAATTTCCCACCCGCTATGGGTTTGTCGTTGACAAGCGTGCCTCCAAGAGCCAGATTAAGGCAGCAGTGCAGGAGATGTACGATGTTGAGGTAGCTACTGTCAACACCATGGTATACTTGGGCAAGCGCAAGACGCGTTTTACCAAAACCGGGATCCAGAGCGGCAGGAAAAACAGTTTCAAGAAGGCCATCATTACCCTGGCCGAAGGTCAAACCATTGATTTTTACAGCAATATTTAAGGATAAATGGCTTTAAGAAAATTTAAACCAACCACGCCCGGACAGCGCAATAAAGTAATCAGCGCATTTGACGACATAACTGCCTCCTCTCCTGAGAAGAGCCTGGTGGTTGGTAAGAAACATTCAGGAGGCAGGAATAATTCCGGAAAAATGACCATGCGCTATATGGGTGGTGGTCATAAGAGACGCATACGTATCGTTGACTTCAAGCGTGAAAAGGATGGGGTACCCGCAACGGTAAAATCGATCGAATACGATCCCAACCGTTCGGCCCGTATTGCCCTTCTTTTCTATGCTGATGGCGAGAAAAGATACATTATTGCCCCCAACGGGCTGAAGGTTGGGCAGACTGTCATGTCGGGTGAGAAAGCAACCCCCGATATTGGCAACACATTGTTCCTTCGCGATGTTCCGCTGGGAAGTATTGTTCATAATATCGAACTGAATCCGGGACAGGGTGGCAAGATGGCGCGCAGCGCAGGTACCTATGCCCAGCTCATGTCAAGGGAAGGCAAGTATGCCATCCTGAAGCTTCCCTCTGGTGAATCGCGTATGGTGCTTATCACCTGCCGTGCAACCATTGGAAGCACTTCGAACCCTGACCACATGCATGAAGTATCCGGGAAAGCAGGCCGTAACCGTTGGTTGGGCCGCCGCCCGCGTACCCGTGGCGTTGCCATGAACCCCGTCGATCATCCAATGGGTGGTGGTGAAGGTCGTGCCTCTGGTGGTCACCCACGCAGCCGCAAGGGCCTCCCGGCAAAAGGTTACAAGACCCGCAACCGGAAGAAGATGTCCAACAAGTTGGTGGTTGAAAGAAGGAAGAAGTAAACAGTTTAGAAAACAGAAAAAAAACGATTGATATGAGCCGTTCACTTAAAAAAGGACCATTCATTAGCATCAAGCTCGAGAAGAAAATCCTTGCCATGGCCGCCAGCAACAAGAAAAGTGTTGTGAAAACCTGGTCGAGGGCTTCAATGATTTCACCCGAGTTTGTGGGTCAGACGATAGCCGTTCATAATGGCAATAAATTCATCCCTGTTTATGTTACCGAGAACATGGTAGGACATAAATTGGGCGAATTTGCACCCACGCGGATTTTCCGCGGACACGCAGGTAAAAAAGACAAAGCAAAAAAATAAAAATTTCATCTTAAAATGGGATTAAGAAAACACTTAAGGGCTGAGAAACTCAAGGAAGAGAAGAAAACTCAGTATTTTGCCAGCCTCCGGAATGTCCCCACATCGCCCAGGAAAATGCGCCTGGTAGCCGATATGATTAGGGGCAAAGAAGTCAATAGAGCCCTTGGAATACTTCGGTATTCAAAACAAGATGCCTCCAACAGGCTTGAAAAGCTTTTGTTGTCGGCCATCGCAAACTGGCAAAGCAAAAATGAAGGCGTGAGGATTGAAGACAGCAACCTCTACGTTAAAAGCATTAACGTGGATGGAGGTCGTATGCTCAAGCGCTTGCGCCCCGCTCCCCAAGGCCGTGCTTACCGGATCCGTAAAAGGTCCAACCATGTTACCATTTTTGTTGATAGTAAAATTAAAAACGATTAAATCTTTTTCAGATGGGACAAAAAACAAATCCGATCGGTCTTAGGCTTGGTATCATCAAGGGTTGGGATTCAAACTGGTATGGTGGGCGCAGGTATGAGACTAAACTTGTAGAAGACGAAAAGATTCGTCAATATCTTAACGCCCGGCTTTCCAAGGCCAGCGTTTCCAAAATTATCATTGAGCGAACCCTCAAGCTTATCACAGTTACCATTAATACCGCCCGTCCCGGGATTATCATCGGGAAAGGTGGCCAGGAAGTGGATAAATTGAAGGAAGAATTGAAGAAAATCACTCAGAAAGAGGTGCAGATCAACATTAGTGAGATCAAGCGCCCTGAACTGGATGCTTTCCTGGTGGCAACGACTGTTGCCAAACAGATTGAAGGCAGGATTTCCTTCCGACGTGCAGTAAAAACCGCTATTGCTTCGACCATGCGCCTTGGTGCAGAGGGGATCAAAGTCACCGTTGGTGGTCGTCTGGGTGGTGCCGAAATGGCCCGCACCGAGACCTATAAGGAAGGCCGTATTCCTTTGCATACCCTTCGCGCCGATATTGACTATGCGACCACTGAAGCGCATACTACATACGGACGTATTGGAGTGAAGGTATGGATCTGCAAAGGCGAAGTTTTTGGCAAGCGCGATCTGACCCCTTTTACCGAAGAGCCCGGCAAAGGCAGACCAGCACCCGCTGGCGTTGGTCGGGGAGACCGTTTCAGAGGACGCCCGAAGAACAAAAGGTAATTTTTGATTTGTAGAAAAGAAAAACTGTTGAATAATGTTACAGCCTAAGAAAACCAAATTCAGGAAACAGCAGAAAGGCCGCATGAAAGGCAACACCAAACGTGGTGCTGAGCTTGCTTTCGGTTCGTTTGGCATTAAGGCGCTCGACACCTGTATGCTTACCGGCCGTCAGATCGAAGCTGCCCGCCAGGCCATCACCCGTTTTATGAAACGTGAAGGCCAGCTGTGGATCAGGGTGTTCCCCGACAAACCCATTACCAAGAAACCCGCCGAAGTGCGTATGGGTAAGGGTAAAGGAGCTCCCGAATATTTTGTAGCCCGCATTACACCCGGTCGCATCCTGTTTGAAGCCGAGGGAGTTAACCTCGAAACGGCAAAGGAAGCCATGCGTCTGGGATCACAGAAATTGCCTATCCTGACCAAATTTGTGGTGAGGAAGGATTATGTTGAATAATGAGGTTTTTTATTCAGAAATAATTTTGTAACTTTGCAGCCTTTTTGCAGGGAACCAAAACCAACGCAGCCGTTACCTGTCTGGATTGTTCTTCCCATTAAAGTCCGCCCGGAAAAGATCGGGCGGGATTAGCTGGCAAAAATTTAATTCACGCAAAAGATGAAACCTAACGTAATACGTGAAATGTCAACCAGTGAGCTCAAGGAGCGTTTGGTAGAGGAGAAGAAACAACTGCTTAAGCTCAAGATGAACCATGCAGTTTCTC contains:
- the rpsG gene encoding 30S ribosomal protein S7 — its product is MRKSRPKKRILLPDPKFNDVLVTRFVNNLMLCGKKNLAYNIFYDAIEIVSNKTKEDGLEVFKKALANVTPAVEVRSRRIGGATFQIPSEIRPERKMSIGIKHLINFSRKRNEKGMAGKLAGEIMAAYKEEGAAYKRKEDTHRMADANKAFSHFRF
- the fusA gene encoding elongation factor G — protein: MARDLKYTRNIGIMAHIDAGKTTTTERILFYTGVNYRLGEVHDGAATMDWMVQEQERGITISSAATTTFWRYRDNQYKINIIDTPGHVDFTVEVERSLRVLDGAIALFCAVGGVEPQSETVWRQADKYKVPRISFINKMDRAGADFFGVVTKIKERLGMNAIPLQIPIGSEENFRGIVDLITGKAYEWEEQSLGMVFNEIPVPEDLVDTVFDFRTQLIEGCAEESEELLEKFMEDPDSISEDEMIGIIRKATIDLKITPVLCGSSFKNKGVQALLDAVAKFLPSPMDVEAVTGINPKNDKEELRHPDSTKPFSALAFKIATDPYVGRLCFFRVYSGVLESGSYVLNASTGKKERISRILQMHANKQNPIERIEAGDIGAAVGFKEIHTGDTLCDEKHPIVLESMTFPDPVISVAVEPKTQADVDKLSIALGKLAEEDPTFKVKIDADSGQTVISGMGELHLEILVDRLKREFKVECNQGAPQVAYKEAITRTIEHREIYKKQTGGRGKFADIIFEISPADEGLSGLQFIDEVKGGNIPREYIPSVEKGFRMAMQNGVLAGYQLDGLKVRLIDGSFHPVDSDSLSFELAAKIGFKHAAKKAGSILLEPIMKLEVVTPDEYMGDVVGDINRRRGHLKGLSSRANLQVVDAQVPLSEMFGYVTSLRTLTSGRATSTMEFSHYEETPKNIADDVIFKLFGIKA
- the rpsJ gene encoding 30S ribosomal protein S10, which gives rise to MSQRIRIKLKSYDYNLVDKSAEKIVKTVKSTGAVVNGPIPLPTNKKIFTVLRSTFVNKKSREQFQLCSYKRLLDIYSSSSKTVDALMKLELPSGVEVEIKV
- the rplC gene encoding 50S ribosomal protein L3, encoding MSGIIGKKIGMTSIFDASGKNVPCTVIEAGPCVITQIKTKEKDGYDAIQMAFDDKKEKNTTKALKGHFAKAGTTPKKYIAEFTRFEKEHQKKFGDLLTVDIFIEGEYIDVVGVSKGKGFQGVVKRHGFSGVGQSTHGQHNRLRAPGSIGASSWPSRVFKGMRMAGRMGGDRVKMINLQVMKLIPEKNIVVVKGSVPGPNGSYLILERWS
- the rplD gene encoding 50S ribosomal protein L4: MELTVYNIDGSKTARTVVLNDGIFGIEPNDHAIYLDVKQYLANQRQGTHKSKERNEIAGSTRKLHRQKGTGGSRKGDIKSPMFRGGGRVFGPVPRDYSFKVNKKVKKLARRSALTYKAIDSNIMVLEAFQMEEPKTKKYLEILKKFNLENKKSLLVVPEVDRNLVLSSRNIPKAKVALASDLNTYMILNADHLLLVESSLPEVENILLD
- the rplW gene encoding 50S ribosomal protein L23 encodes the protein MEVLIKPLITEKMTAVTEKFPTRYGFVVDKRASKSQIKAAVQEMYDVEVATVNTMVYLGKRKTRFTKTGIQSGRKNSFKKAIITLAEGQTIDFYSNI
- the rplB gene encoding 50S ribosomal protein L2; amino-acid sequence: MALRKFKPTTPGQRNKVISAFDDITASSPEKSLVVGKKHSGGRNNSGKMTMRYMGGGHKRRIRIVDFKREKDGVPATVKSIEYDPNRSARIALLFYADGEKRYIIAPNGLKVGQTVMSGEKATPDIGNTLFLRDVPLGSIVHNIELNPGQGGKMARSAGTYAQLMSREGKYAILKLPSGESRMVLITCRATIGSTSNPDHMHEVSGKAGRNRWLGRRPRTRGVAMNPVDHPMGGGEGRASGGHPRSRKGLPAKGYKTRNRKKMSNKLVVERRKK
- the rpsS gene encoding 30S ribosomal protein S19, producing MSRSLKKGPFISIKLEKKILAMAASNKKSVVKTWSRASMISPEFVGQTIAVHNGNKFIPVYVTENMVGHKLGEFAPTRIFRGHAGKKDKAKK
- the rplV gene encoding 50S ribosomal protein L22 is translated as MGLRKHLRAEKLKEEKKTQYFASLRNVPTSPRKMRLVADMIRGKEVNRALGILRYSKQDASNRLEKLLLSAIANWQSKNEGVRIEDSNLYVKSINVDGGRMLKRLRPAPQGRAYRIRKRSNHVTIFVDSKIKND
- the rpsC gene encoding 30S ribosomal protein S3 — translated: MGQKTNPIGLRLGIIKGWDSNWYGGRRYETKLVEDEKIRQYLNARLSKASVSKIIIERTLKLITVTINTARPGIIIGKGGQEVDKLKEELKKITQKEVQINISEIKRPELDAFLVATTVAKQIEGRISFRRAVKTAIASTMRLGAEGIKVTVGGRLGGAEMARTETYKEGRIPLHTLRADIDYATTEAHTTYGRIGVKVWICKGEVFGKRDLTPFTEEPGKGRPAPAGVGRGDRFRGRPKNKR
- the rplP gene encoding 50S ribosomal protein L16; this encodes MLQPKKTKFRKQQKGRMKGNTKRGAELAFGSFGIKALDTCMLTGRQIEAARQAITRFMKREGQLWIRVFPDKPITKKPAEVRMGKGKGAPEYFVARITPGRILFEAEGVNLETAKEAMRLGSQKLPILTKFVVRKDYVE
- the rpmC gene encoding 50S ribosomal protein L29; translation: MKPNVIREMSTSELKERLVEEKKQLLKLKMNHAVSPLENPLKIPAYRKTIARIMTELKKRETEELKQK